A window of Xylophilus sp. GW821-FHT01B05 contains these coding sequences:
- a CDS encoding MFS transporter — protein MSALHSPQPSSKAATVLRVTGGNFMEMFDFFLFGFYATQISKAFFPAGDEFASLMLTFMTFGAGFLMRPLGAIFLGAYVDRVGRRKGLIVTLALMATGTLLIACVPSYATIGLAAPLLVLIGRLLQGFSAGVELGGVSVYLSEMATPGHKGFYVSWQSASQQVAIVVAAALGYWLNVTFTSQEIGDFYWRVPFFVGCLIVPALFIIRRSLQETEEFMARKHRPDVREIFRSMVSNWGLVVAGMLLVSMTTVSFYLITVYTPTFGKAVLHLSTTDALVVTLCVAISNFIWLPIMGALSDRVGRKPLLIVFTVLTILTAYPSLKWLVGAPSFVRMLEVELWLSFLYASYNGAMVVALTEVMPVSVRTAGFSLAYSLATAIFGGFTPAIATGLIEMTGDKGAPGLWMTAAAICGLVATLVLYRRKAGTPPATGPQTAA, from the coding sequence ATGTCCGCACTCCACTCACCCCAACCCTCCTCCAAGGCTGCCACCGTCCTGCGCGTGACCGGCGGCAACTTCATGGAGATGTTCGACTTCTTCCTGTTTGGCTTCTACGCCACGCAGATATCGAAGGCCTTCTTCCCCGCAGGCGACGAGTTCGCCTCGCTGATGCTGACCTTCATGACCTTTGGCGCAGGCTTCCTGATGCGCCCGCTGGGCGCGATCTTTCTCGGCGCCTATGTCGACCGCGTTGGCCGGCGCAAGGGCCTGATCGTCACGCTGGCGCTGATGGCCACCGGCACGCTGCTGATCGCCTGCGTGCCCTCTTACGCCACCATCGGCCTGGCCGCGCCGCTGCTGGTGCTGATCGGGCGCCTGCTGCAGGGCTTCTCGGCCGGCGTGGAGCTGGGCGGCGTGTCGGTCTATTTGTCAGAAATGGCCACGCCGGGCCACAAGGGCTTCTACGTGAGCTGGCAGTCGGCCAGCCAGCAGGTCGCCATCGTGGTGGCAGCGGCGCTGGGCTACTGGCTCAACGTCACCTTCACCTCGCAAGAGATCGGTGATTTCTACTGGCGCGTGCCCTTCTTCGTCGGCTGCCTGATCGTGCCGGCGCTGTTCATCATCCGCCGCTCGCTGCAAGAGACGGAAGAGTTCATGGCGCGCAAGCACCGCCCCGATGTGCGCGAGATCTTCCGCTCCATGGTCAGCAACTGGGGCCTGGTCGTCGCCGGGATGCTGCTGGTGTCGATGACCACCGTGTCCTTCTACCTGATCACCGTCTACACGCCCACCTTCGGCAAGGCCGTGCTGCACCTGAGCACCACCGACGCCCTGGTCGTCACGCTGTGCGTGGCCATCTCCAACTTCATCTGGCTGCCCATCATGGGCGCGCTGTCAGACCGCGTCGGCCGCAAGCCGCTGCTGATCGTGTTCACCGTACTGACCATCCTCACCGCCTACCCGTCGCTCAAGTGGCTGGTGGGCGCGCCGAGCTTTGTGCGCATGCTCGAAGTCGAGCTGTGGCTGTCCTTCCTGTACGCCAGCTACAACGGCGCCATGGTGGTGGCCCTGACCGAGGTCATGCCGGTCAGCGTGCGCACCGCCGGCTTCTCGCTGGCCTACAGCCTGGCCACCGCGATCTTTGGCGGCTTCACGCCGGCGATTGCCACCGGCCTGATCGAGATGACCGGCGACAAGGGCGCGCCAGGGCTGTGGATGACGGCGGCCGCGATCTGCGGCCTGGTCGCCACGCTGGTCTTGTACCGGCGCAAGGCAGGCACGCCGCCCGCTACCGGGCCTCAGACGGCGGCTTGA
- a CDS encoding PhzF family isomerase, with protein sequence MTKHACEAAITPAQRTLFHVDAFTRTPYRGNPAGVVLNADGMSDAEMQDLARELKHSETAFVWRADAPDHDLRIRYFTPTTEVPLCGHATIAAHFARATALQLDELTLRQKTGAGIQTILIGRSATGAHRIVMHQGAPVFEAPLEGALRERIVAALGLAPNDVVGTLPVQVVSTGHSKLTIPLMPEVDLDALRPDMPALSQLSREIGCNGYFVFQQPAGENAVTDGRMFAPAIGILEDPVTGNANGPLGAYLVRHRLMPHDGLALRFQGRQGRALRRDGIVHVEVAVVDGEPSAVAIAGDACILFSAVLQG encoded by the coding sequence ATGACAAAGCATGCATGCGAGGCCGCCATCACGCCGGCCCAGAGAACCCTCTTCCATGTGGATGCATTCACCCGCACGCCGTATCGCGGCAACCCTGCGGGGGTCGTGCTGAACGCGGATGGCATGTCCGACGCCGAGATGCAGGATCTGGCGCGCGAGCTCAAGCATTCCGAGACGGCTTTTGTCTGGCGCGCCGATGCGCCCGACCACGATCTGCGCATACGCTACTTCACGCCGACCACCGAGGTCCCGCTGTGCGGGCACGCCACCATTGCGGCGCACTTCGCGCGTGCCACGGCCTTGCAGCTCGATGAGCTGACGCTGCGGCAGAAAACCGGGGCCGGCATCCAGACCATTCTCATTGGCCGAAGCGCCACGGGCGCGCACCGGATCGTCATGCACCAGGGCGCACCGGTGTTTGAGGCGCCACTGGAAGGCGCGCTGCGCGAGCGCATCGTGGCAGCACTGGGGCTTGCGCCCAATGATGTGGTGGGCACGCTTCCCGTGCAGGTCGTCTCGACCGGGCACAGCAAGCTCACCATTCCGCTGATGCCAGAGGTCGACCTCGACGCGCTGCGACCCGACATGCCCGCGCTCAGCCAACTGAGCCGGGAGATCGGCTGCAACGGCTACTTCGTGTTTCAGCAGCCGGCCGGGGAAAACGCCGTCACGGATGGGCGGATGTTTGCGCCCGCGATAGGCATCCTGGAAGACCCCGTGACGGGCAACGCCAACGGGCCGCTCGGCGCCTACCTGGTGCGCCACAGGCTCATGCCGCACGACGGCCTGGCGCTGCGCTTCCAGGGGCGCCAGGGGCGCGCCTTGCGGCGGGATGGCATCGTGCACGTCGAAGTCGCCGTGGTGGATGGCGAACCCAGCGCGGTTGCCATCGCCGGGGATGCCTGCATCCTGTTCTCTGCCGTGCTGCAGGGGTAG
- a CDS encoding LysR family transcriptional regulator: MPDLPLELIRAFVRVAAHQSFARAAQDLRVTPSAVSRQIKLLEQTLGVQLFLRTTRTMSLTDAGMTYLAAAREAFDRLDVAGQALGRMRDEVRGALRISAPVAFGRRYIVPALPAFMDRHPKLSVDLLMTDSFVDLAGEGVDVAVRIGRLEDSALRARKLAANRRVLVASPGYLRRRGSPKTLEDLKQHSCIVLTVNRDGEQWRFCDEQGKEISIKPKGVLRANNGDAVLEFAKAGRGIAFLSEVLVRSALEDKSLLRVLPKHGGADASVHAVFLVDPLLNPKVRALVDFLVELLKPPSEAR, translated from the coding sequence ATGCCTGATCTGCCGCTGGAATTGATACGCGCCTTTGTCCGGGTGGCTGCGCACCAGAGCTTTGCGCGTGCCGCGCAGGACTTGCGGGTCACGCCCTCTGCCGTCAGCCGGCAGATCAAGCTGCTGGAGCAGACCCTTGGGGTGCAGCTGTTCCTGCGCACCACCCGCACCATGTCGCTCACGGATGCGGGCATGACCTACCTCGCTGCGGCGCGCGAGGCATTCGATCGGCTCGACGTTGCCGGGCAGGCGCTGGGCCGCATGCGGGACGAGGTGCGGGGCGCCTTGCGGATCAGCGCACCGGTCGCGTTCGGGCGCCGCTACATCGTGCCGGCGCTGCCCGCGTTTATGGACCGGCACCCCAAGCTGTCGGTGGATCTGCTGATGACGGACAGCTTTGTCGATCTGGCGGGCGAGGGCGTGGATGTGGCCGTCCGCATTGGCCGGCTGGAAGACTCGGCCCTGCGGGCGCGCAAGCTGGCCGCCAACCGCAGGGTTCTGGTGGCCAGCCCGGGCTACCTCAGGCGCCGCGGCTCACCCAAGACGCTGGAAGACCTGAAGCAGCACAGCTGCATCGTCCTTACGGTGAACCGGGATGGCGAGCAATGGCGCTTCTGCGACGAGCAGGGCAAGGAGATTTCCATCAAACCCAAGGGCGTGCTGCGCGCCAACAACGGGGACGCAGTGCTTGAGTTTGCCAAGGCAGGGCGCGGCATTGCGTTCTTGTCCGAGGTGCTGGTGCGCAGCGCACTAGAGGACAAGTCGCTGCTGCGGGTGCTGCCCAAGCACGGCGGCGCGGACGCCAGCGTGCATGCCGTCTTCCTGGTCGACCCGCTGCTGAACCCGAAGGTGCGCGCCTTGGTCGACTTTCTGGTCGAGCTGCTCAAGCCGCCGTCTGAGGCCCGGTAG